A DNA window from Gammaproteobacteria bacterium contains the following coding sequences:
- the amrB gene encoding AmmeMemoRadiSam system protein B has protein sequence MNNIRPPAVSGYFYPDDPEALQQSVLQYLARAHVSVPVPKAIIAPHAGYIYSGPVAASAYACLTPAHNRIHRVILLGPAHRIYLRGLALSTSDAFESPLGCVELDQEMIRKLIKLPQVQLMDAAHAGEHSLEVHLPFLQTVLDYFTLVPLVVGDAAPHEVSEVLKVLWGGPETLIVISSDLSHYHDYDTAMQIDGSTSQAIETLRYEDIGSKQACGCVAVSGLLYLAGELGLSATTLDLRNSGDTAGSHDRVVGYGAYAFG, from the coding sequence ATGAATAACATCCGTCCTCCAGCCGTGTCTGGGTATTTTTATCCCGACGATCCCGAGGCATTGCAGCAATCGGTTCTGCAATACTTAGCCCGAGCCCATGTGAGCGTGCCAGTACCCAAAGCCATTATTGCGCCCCACGCAGGTTATATCTACTCGGGACCCGTGGCGGCATCGGCCTACGCCTGCCTCACGCCGGCCCATAATCGCATTCACCGCGTTATCTTGCTCGGGCCTGCCCATCGGATCTACCTCAGAGGCCTCGCGCTCAGCACGTCAGACGCGTTCGAATCGCCGTTAGGCTGTGTTGAACTAGACCAGGAGATGATTAGAAAGTTAATCAAACTACCGCAGGTCCAGCTTATGGACGCTGCCCACGCTGGAGAACACAGTTTGGAGGTCCACCTCCCCTTCTTACAGACGGTGTTGGACTACTTTACCCTGGTTCCGCTGGTCGTCGGCGACGCCGCGCCACATGAGGTCAGCGAAGTCCTAAAAGTGCTCTGGGGCGGCCCAGAGACCCTGATAGTGATTAGTTCCGATCTGAGCCACTACCATGACTACGATACGGCCATGCAAATCGATGGCAGCACGTCACAGGCCATCGAAACGTTGCGCTATGAGGATATTGGTTCCAAACAGGCGTGTGGTTGCGTAGCGGTGAGCGGATTGCTCTATCTGGCGGGAGAACTCGGGTTGAGTGCGACGACGCTCGATCTTCGCAATTCGGGCGATACCGCAGGATCACACGACCGCGTCGTCGGCTATGGTGCCTATGCTTTTGGTTAG
- the amrA gene encoding AmmeMemoRadiSam system protein A yields the protein MKLLDTSLRQSLLDVAWQSIYHGLECSAPLLPTPDDYPEALRECHGSFVTLTKEDRLRGCIGTLEATRPLVEDTARNAFAAAFQDPRFSPLTQDELDLLQVKISILSLNIAIEFVSEPDLLRQLRPGIDGLIIQQGELRATFLPAVWDSLPDPADFLRELKRKAGITTDDEPLTAWRYTTEFF from the coding sequence ATGAAATTGCTTGACACGAGTCTTCGTCAAAGCCTGTTGGATGTTGCCTGGCAATCCATCTACCACGGCTTAGAATGCAGCGCGCCCCTTTTGCCGACACCGGATGACTATCCAGAGGCATTGCGTGAGTGCCATGGAAGCTTCGTCACCTTGACCAAAGAAGATCGGCTGCGGGGATGCATCGGTACGCTTGAGGCGACCCGACCGCTGGTGGAAGATACAGCTCGCAACGCGTTTGCTGCCGCCTTCCAGGATCCACGTTTCAGTCCACTCACCCAAGATGAATTGGATTTACTGCAGGTCAAGATTTCCATCCTCTCACTCAATATAGCCATTGAATTTGTCTCAGAACCTGATCTGCTCCGTCAATTACGCCCCGGTATTGACGGATTAATTATTCAGCAAGGCGAACTTAGGGCCACCTTTCTCCCCGCTGTATGGGATTCCCTGCCGGACCCGGCGGATTTCTTGCGGGAACTGAAAAGGAAAGCAGGAATCACCACGGATGATGAGCCACTAACGGCCTGGCGGTATACGACTGAGTTCTTTTAG